A section of the Girardinichthys multiradiatus isolate DD_20200921_A chromosome 5, DD_fGirMul_XY1, whole genome shotgun sequence genome encodes:
- the LOC124868694 gene encoding histone H2B 1/2, whose translation MPEPAKSAPKKGSKKAVTKTAGKGGKKKRKTRKESYAIYVYKVLKQVHPDTGISSKAMSIMNSFVNDIFERIASEASRLAHYNKRSTITSREIQTAVRLLLPGELAKHAVSEGTKAVTKYTSSK comes from the coding sequence ATGCCTGAACCTGCCAAGTCTGCGCCCAAGAAGGGCTCCAAGAAAGCCGTGACCAAAACGGCTGGCAAAGGAGgcaagaagaagagaaagaccaGGAAGGAGAGTTACGCCATCTACGTGTACAAGGTGCTGAAGCAGGTCCATCCTGATACCGGCATCTCGTCCAAGGCCATGAGCATCATGAACTCGTTCGTAAACGACATCTTTGAACGCATCGCCTCCGAGGCTTCTCGTCTGGCTCACTACAACAAGCGctccaccatcacctccagGGAGATCCAGACGGCCGTGCGCCTCCTGCTGCCCGGTGAGCTGGCCAAGCACGCTGTGTCTGAAGGCACCAAGGCTGTCACCAAGTACACCAGCTCCAAGTAA